Proteins encoded in a region of the Watersipora subatra chromosome 5, tzWatSuba1.1, whole genome shotgun sequence genome:
- the LOC137397450 gene encoding uncharacterized protein: MLHNKASPVSHNDDQQPPIVIDDRDFKAQFDGHKWTVAWKWLSREPILSNTCGEYAINDAVREEYEKQVMQWIENGWLQPHREALHGPVTGIIPLLAATQSSKETKVRPVMDYSRELNGYVSSHPGLDPAVCQDKLCKWLNKSVVPVEVVCSHLLKFGLVTKEPVDLREALVLGLHVTISKKGICTWQRDSAVPTVESIRTKRDLFSVCGKLIGHYPVAGWLRVACSYMKRCAADGKWDDAIAKEVLQMLDETLNRVTRHDPVQGKWSVNRDECCKVWCDASSTAISVCIEMEGSIVEDTSWLRKIDDSMHINVAELEAVLKGLNLAIKWGVKQAIVTDSLSVYNWVNSIITESHRPKVSGFSEMIVKRRLGVIAQLVEEYGITLQMSLVKSADNRADVLTRVNKKWLKPLVSCVGVAAEEVSSFDEEIYNMHQVHHLGVDKMSYLANQRFGDRASKDLIERVVKECQICKQIDPSPVRWKRGNLEVEKVWHRLAVDITHVGRIPYLTNLDCGPSRFAIWLKLRDETANSVIAQLVRIFEERGPPQELLSDNGPCFKSAQLSSILKTWNVNHLLSCAYRPSGNGIVERNHRTIKRMAARSENEVNRMVFWYNNTPNRRVLEVDGTNRHISEIRLADCNGKDTGSDRVSSDNAVEVEFDFDNLNICKNDNSSADSYTESDSDHDNENTAVGNTRPIRDRRPPERYGEFYEH, encoded by the exons ATGCTACATAACAAAGCTAGTCCTGTCAGTCATAATGATGACCAGCAGCCGCCGATAGTTATAGATGATAGAGACTTTAAAGCACAATTTGATGGTCACAAGTGGACAGTTGCTTGGAAGTGGTTAAGTAGAGAGCCTATATTGTCCAATACATGTGGAGAATACGCTATAAATGATGCCGTCAGagaagaatatgaaaaacaGGTTATGCAATGGATAGAAAACGGATGGCTGCAGCCACACCGAGAAGCGCTTCATGGACCTGTAACTGGCATTATTCCATTGTTGGCAGCTACACAATCTAGTAAAGAGACAAAGGTACGACCTGTAATGGATTATAGCAGAGAACTGAATGGGTATGTCAGCAGTCATCCTGGTTTGGACCCCGCAGTATGCCAAGACAAACTCTGCAAGTGGC TAAATAAGTCAGTAGTGCCAGTCGAAGTTGTGTGCAGCCATTTGTTAAAGTTTGGTCTAGTCACAAAAGAGCCTGTCGATTTACGTGAAGCGCTTGTTCTAGGGCTTCACGTGACAATCAGTAAAAAAGGTATATGTACATGGCAACGTGACTCAGCTGTGCCAACAGTAGAAAGCATTCGTACAAAAAGAGATTTGTTTTCTGTGTGTGGTAAACTAATTGGTCACTACCCAGTAGCTGGCTGGCTACGAGTCGCATGCAGCTACATGAAGCGGTGTGCTGCTGATGGCAAGTGGGATGATGCAATAGCAAAAGAAGTGCTGCAGATGTTAGATGAAACACTAAATAGGGTAACAAGACATGACCCAGTGCAAGGCAAATGGTCTGTGAATAGAGATGAGTGTTGCAAGGTCTGGTGTGATGCGAGCTCTACAGCTATTAGTGTGTGCATAGAAATGGAAGGTAGCATTGTAGAAGATACATCATGGCTAAGGAAAATTGATGACAGTATGCATATAAATGTAGCTGAACTTGAAGCCGTACTTAAAGGATTAAATCTTGCAATAAAGTGGGGAGTAAAACAAGCGATTGTCACTGACTCATTATCAGTGTATAACTGGGTTAATTCCATTATCACAGAAAGCCATCGCCCCAAAGTCAGTGGATTTTCAGAAATGATAGTCAAAAGGCGGCTTGGGGTTATTGCGCAATTGGTAGAAGAATATGGCATCACTCTACAAATGTCCTTGGTCAAGTCAGCGGACAATCGTGCTGATGTTTTAACGAGGGTGAACAAAAAGTGGCTGAAACCACTAGTATCATGTGTGGGCGTAGCAGCGGAGGAAGTTTCAAGTTTTGATGAagaaatatataacatgcatcaAGTTCACCATTTAGGAGTTGACAAGATGAGTTACTTAGCTAATCAGAGGTTTGGTGACAGAGCCTCAAAAGATTTGATTGAAAGGGTTGTGAAAGAGTGTCAAAtctgcaaacaaattgatccTTCACCTGTGAGATGGAAGAGAGGAAATTTGGAAGTCGAAAAGGTTTGGCATAGACTTGCTGTTGACATCACACATGTGGGCCGAATACCTTATTTGACCAACTTGGATTGCGGCCCTAGCAGATTTGCAATATGGTTAAAACTGAGAGATGAGACAGCCAACTCTGTAATAGCACAGTTGGTACGCATATTTGAGGAGCGGGGTCCCCCACAAGAGTTGCTTTCTGACAACGGTCCATGCTTCAAAAGCGCGCAGTTGTCTAGCATCCTAAAAACATGGAACGTAAATCATTTGTTAAGTTGCGCTTACAGGCCATCTGGTAATGGCATTGTCGAACGTAACCATAGGACAATTAAAAGAATGGCTGCGCGTTCAGAAAACGAGGTTAACAGAATGGTGTTTTGGTACAACAATACCCCAAACAGGCGAG TCTTAGAGGTTGATGGCACAAACAGGCACATTTCAGAAATACGGTTAGCTGATTGTAATGGCAAGGATACGGGCAGTGATAGGGTGTCAAGTGACAATGCTGTGGAAGTTGAATTTGATTTTGATAATCTCAACATCTGTAAAAATGACAATAGTTCCGCAGACTCATATACTGAGAGTGACAGTGATCACGACAACGAAAATACTGCAGTGGGCAATACCAGACCAATTAGAGACAGGCGACCTCCAGAAAGATATGGAGAATTTTATGAACACTAG